Below is a genomic region from Capricornis sumatraensis isolate serow.1 chromosome 17, serow.2, whole genome shotgun sequence.
aagcatactGTATGAGTCCACTTACATGAAATGCCCAGATTAGGCAAGTCTGTAGACATGGAACATAGTGTGTTTCGTGGTGTACTAGAGGTAGGGGGAGAGGAGAAGGTTTGTTTCCTGTTGATTGAAAGTAAGTGTTTAGTGACAGGTTCCAAATGGTTTACTGGTTGTAGGAGTTAGTTCCTGAGTCTCAACACAAACTTTTAAAGATCACTTATACAAAAGAGAAGGTTCTTTTATacagaccacccccaccccaccagggtGACATTGTTCTGTGAAGTAGAACTGTGACTTGCgtcatcaaacaaacaaaaaaaaagaggtgatTTTCAAAGTGCTTGAAGTAGATGTACTCAAACTGATGGAGAGTAAAATTTGTGAAGTTGatagttttaaaattagaatgtCGATGAAGCTAAATTTCACCCTGTCCCAGGACACAGGAGCATAAGCATGTTTCTGTTTGTGAAAAATGCACACTTGATTAACAACAAAAAGGGACAGATGGTACAGAACACAGCTGCTTCCTTGCAGTGAATGTAGGTGAAAATATACATTTGCAGCTGTACTTTAGATATAATATATAACTTTCTTGGAGGCCAGTCTCTTATCATTATTTGgcactccactttttttttttaacatcattgagtggcctgtgggatcttagttccctggccagggattgcacctgggccccctacattgggagcacagagttttaaccattggatcaccaggaaagccccttgacATTCAACTGCTGCTGGGGTTTTTTGAAAATGTAATCCCAACTGcccaagtaagaaaaaaaaaaaaaggtctaaaaGAACATGAAGGTCATGGGTGGATTTCCTGTTTCAGGTCAACATGTGCTGAAATGAATTAAGGACAGGAGAGGGCGGAGGTGAGAGTAAAGCTGGCTGGGTCCCACCTCAGCTGAAAGGACAGGTCAACAACTGAAACAGACATATCCTGTGCTAAAAATAGTTGGATAAGATATTTCTTATTCAACTCAGGGTTTTGAAGGTCTACCACATAGGGATCCTTTGGGATGAAAATCACAGCCACCTGACTcgacaaataaatgaaagaaaaaaattaaagaaagaagactTCCTTgctagtccagtgattaagactgtgTTTCCaaagcagggagtgtgggttcgatccctggtcatggaactaagattccatggtgcaaccagaaaataaaatttttttaaaaaaagaaagaaatgtatcaGCTTAAGTGACTGCAAAGTCTAGCTTAGTTGTCTGGAGCTAGATGCTAATGCCATCCGACTTCATTTTCATCTCTATAGTCATCACAGACCTCCTTTCTTCTGTGTTGGTTTTgtcaactgaagaaaaaaaatatccacaacctaaaagttgagagttatgtttcatTCAGTGGGAAtatttaggacttcaagccctggagacagcatctcaagtaatcctgagagaactgctctgaggaggtgagggaaggagtcaggttatatagaagttttacaacaaagggcaggtagtccaAACATCGAGAGATgattattaattaaagaaaaccagataccccaagttaaggaattctGTGTTTTTCTAGGTATGGAAAGATGGAAGAGTCTGGggtcactgaaatcattcctttcatatgcatgtCAGCTATCCTGGGCCAGTATACAGTGTTGCTCACATCCCCGGCTCCCTGGGGGttcaccatagggagtggctgcagcccaATAGCTGTCAGATCTCAGGGattcttctccctcccccagtGCCCTTAGGGCTCACGAACTCACGCCGGAGGGCTGCAGTCGCTcgtgactgtgacatccttgctTACTGATATGCCAGGAAAGATTCCATTTCTCAGTTTCATCTTCTTGGCAAATAGTAAAAGATTCCAAACTATACCTGAGTCAAGGTGTAGCTCTGCCATTTACTCTGTGCAGCATTGGGCCAAACACTTAACTaagctgtttcctcatttattcagCCAACATTCCTAGAACATAATATGCTACCCTTCCAGACTCTGGGACAACAGTGAGCAATGACAAACCTCTGCCCCTATAAACCTTACATCCTAGGAGGGTGGCAGGTACTCAAAGCGAACTAAAAATTGTCACTTGCCTTCTGTGTTTACACGGATGAGTTCATGAGTCACATGAGCAGTCAGTGACTTTCAAcacaccctgaaaggagttcagggcagaggtcaggaatgaggcactttgtgctctgggaaaaactggtcttcagatagttaaatattttttaggaTACTTTATGAGCCCAAATCCTTGAATCTTCCTAAATCTATAAAAGCACTAACATCATTAATAGAGACACCAGCTCCTTCTGACTAGCAGTAAACCTCTGCCAAAATGTGTGCTTGACTGCATGGATCCCTCTTCGTTAAAGTCTTATAACTGAGCTGGACCCTGTGaggccttcccaggacaggccttccccatatcctctgctttagctcctaaggctttgactgcgtggatcacaataaactgtggaaaattctgaaagagatgggaataccagaccacctgacttgcctcttgagaaacctatatgcaggtcaggaagcaacagttagaactggacatggaacaacagactggttccaaatcgggaaaggagtatgtcaaggctgtacattgtcaccctgcttatttaacttatatgcagagtatatcatgagaaatgctgggctggatgaaacacaagctgaaatcaagactgccgggagaaatatcaataacctcagatatgcagatgacaccatcctatggcagaaagtgaagaagaactaaagcacccttgatgaaagtgaaagaggagagagaaaaatttggcttaaagttcaacattcagaaaacgaagatcatggcatctggtcccatcacttcatggcaaatagatggggaaacagtggaaacagtggctgactttattttggggggctccaaaatcactgcagatggtgattgcagccatgaaattaaaagatgcttactccttagaaggaaagttatgaccaacttagacagcatattaaaaagcagagacattactttgtcaataaaggtccatctagtcaaggctatggtttttccagtggtcatgtatggatgagagagttggactataaagaaagctgagcgatgaagaattgatgcttttgaactgtggtgttagagaagattcttgagagtcccttggactgcaaggagatccaaccagttcatcctaaaggaaatcagtccagggtgttcattggaaggactgatgttgaagctgaaactccaatattttggccacctgatgtgaagagctgactctttggaaaagaccctgatgttaggaaagattgatggcaggagaagaaggggacgacggaggatgagatgattggatggcatcactgactcaatgaacatgggtttgggtggactccgggagttgctgatggacagggaggcttggcgtgctgccctttatggagtcacaaagagttggacacgactgagccactaaactgaactgaaagtacttAGATAATAGTATTTGATGCACACTTCCAGAATTGCACACATTTGTTTTAAGGATGTGAAAACTCCCCCACCAAATGGAAAATGTTAACTTCTTGATGATCATAAGCAcatagccccaggcctcctggagacTAAGGACTGATACAGTTAACCCCTGTAACACTACCCTGTTCCCTCACAATCAGCCAATCAGAGAACTATGcatgagctgatcacataccCGTGACCCCCCTCTCCCCGCCTCCACCTCaagctggcttttaaaaatgctttgctgaaccCCTTGTGGGTAGCGAGGGGCTTTTTAGGGTATAAGACATGTGTCTCCTTAAATAGCCCTGCAGtaagcctttctctgctccaaactcttgACGCTTCGGTTTGTTTGGCCTCATTGTGCCCTTGGGCACACGAACTTGCACTAACAATCACATTTATACCGACTTGCCCCCTGCCATTTCAGAGGAGTTCTTCAGAGATATCTAAGAgtctgtctcctgggctatagtccttcagttcagttcagttcagttcagttcactcactcagtcgtgtccgactctttgcaacccaatgaatcacagcacgccaggcctccctgtccatcaccaattcctggagttcactcagactcatgtccatcgagtcggtgatgccatccagccatctcatcctctgtcgtccccttctcctcctgcccccaatccctcccaacatcagggtcttttccaatgagtcaactcttcgcatgagatggccaaagtattggttttgcccccaaataaaacttaactcacaactgtAACATTGTGCACTTTTTTAGTCAAAATAACAAAATGTAGGTTAAATGTATAGGTAAACAGGAAGGGGTTATGAGGGGATGAGAGAGGTTAGAGTAGGGAGTATATATAGAGAAGGAGTGGGAAGGTTAGCGTTTCAGAAAACCATGTCCAGGTAAAAACTCCCAGAGAAGGTGGcatttgtaaaataggaatagtgtcttttctttttcaggcCTGTGGTGAAGatttaataagaaaatacatgGATTCGTAAAACACCTTCCAGAGGTCCAAAACGGACCTAAGAAACCTCCATACAAGGGGGCGCACCTGGAACTCAAAGGAAGGGGGAACGTTGGTCAGGACGGAACTGTGATGGAGGTGGACATTGCCTTGACGGAACGGTGATCTCCTGAAAATTGGGCCGGGTGGAAACGTTAGTCCTGGAGGAACGTGGATCCCCGAGGAACCTTACTGAGGGCTAAACTCTGGCCGGGGAGTACAGTTACCCGGGCAATGACGCTCTCCCGGTGCGATAGAAGGTGGTAGGCGGGAGGAGACGGGACGGGGCTTCCGGCGGAAGTGACTAGCTTTCCACCGACTGTCAGGGAAGATGCTGCGTTCAGTGTGGCAGTGGCTTTGCCTCGGACTGTACAGCCTCCTGCTGGGACAGGCGGAGGCCCCGACACCCGTGGAGCCGCCAGAGCGGAGCCGGCCGTATGCGGTGCTGCGTGGGCAGAACCTGGGTGAGTGGCCGCGGGCCGGCGGTCTGGTCTGTGCTTTCGCCGCTCCGGGCAGCCGGAGCCTGGCACGCGCGGTGTGGACGGTGTGGGCAGTGTGAGGGCAGCGGGTGCTGGTGCAAGCCCTCTCCGAAGGCCTGGGGCTGAGCGGAAGGTTTGGTCCACTGTGGGCTTGATAGGTGCAGGTTGCATGAATGCCCTGGATAACCCAGGTCACACTCTGGCTCCCCTCCTCTGTGACTGTGTGCGCCCGAGCTAGGCAACACGGCGCAGAATATACCTCACCCCTCGGCTTTCCTAACAGGACTAGTAGTCATAGTCCATAATGATCACTGACATTTGTTGACCGTTTCCTATGTACCGTGTTGTACTAGGCACGTTATATACACGATTTTATTTGAGCCTCACAGTAACTTAACGAGAAAGGTACggtttacagataaggaaagtgaAACTCAAAGAGGTGAGGTTATTTGCCCAAGTTTACACGGCCAGCCAGGTGGACAGACTTCTCTGGCCGCCCAGTAGTTAAaactctgctcttccactgcaaAGGGCAGGAGTtccaaaagtaaataaaggaaGTGGTGGAGGCCAGTAGGAGAACCTTAGTTTTCTGGGGCTTGAAACATCCTTTTGGGAGGCTGTCatcaaaatgcacacacacatatatacatatagatgtaCGTGACTTTGGAAGGGGCCCTGGAGCTCAAAGGTTGGCaaactttaaaaagtcttttGTGCTGAACTTCATTGGTAGGTCTGTATATCTACCACGCTGCCATGTGGTACTGTTTCTGGATTACCTTGACTCTCCATGAGTTCATTGTCATGTATCGACCACTTTGTACCCAAGTACCTTGTACTTGCTCCATGGTTTCCATACATCATCCTGCTTAATACTTTAGAACAGGATTTCTCATCCTGATGCTGCTGACATGTTGGACCAGATGATTCTGTTTGAGGGGTAAGGGCagtggcggggtggtggggtggtggaCATACTATTCTGAGCACACACTGAGCACTCTgagatatttagcagcatccccaGCCTTTACCAACTAGATGCCAGGAGGACACCCCACTCTCAGTTCAGAGAATCAAAATGTATCCTGACACTTGCCAAATATCCACTGGAGGCAAAATCCCCATGGTTGAGAATCCACTGCTGTTGTGTAGAACAGTACTATTCAAGGAGTGGTGGCAGAGCCCTGTGACGTCTGCAGACTCTTTGTTATCTGCAAAGAGATGTCTTAGAGCACTTGAGATTATTTAGAAATTTAAGTGTGACATTGTTGCAACATCCAAGCAACTCAAAACCACTTCTAGCTCTGTAAATGGGAATGCTTTCTAGGT
It encodes:
- the C17H12orf76 gene encoding uncharacterized protein C12orf76 homolog, encoding MLRSVWQWLCLGLYSLLLGQAEAPTPVEPPERSRPYAVLRGQNLVLMGTIFSLLLVTVILMAFCVYKPIRRR